A section of the Carya illinoinensis cultivar Pawnee chromosome 12, C.illinoinensisPawnee_v1, whole genome shotgun sequence genome encodes:
- the LOC122290336 gene encoding mitochondrial carnitine/acylcarnitine carrier-like protein, whose product MGDVAKDLASGTVGGAAQLIVGHPFDTIKVKLQSQPAPLPGQPPKYAGAMDAVRQTLAAEGPRGLYKGMGAPLATVAAFNAVLFSVRGQMEALLRSQPGAPLTVNQQIVCGAGAGVAVSFLACPTELIKCRLQAQSALAGSTSASLAVKYGGPMDVARHVLRSEGGVRGLFKGLVPTMAREVPGNAAMFGVYEALKQFFAGGQDTSKLGRGSLIVAGGLAGASFWFSVYPTDVVKSVIQVDDYKNPKFSGSVNAFRKILASEGVKGLYKGFGPAMARSVPANAACFLAYEVTRSSLG is encoded by the exons ATGGGGGATGTCGCAAAGGACTTGGCTTCTGGGACTGTTGGAGGAGCAGCACAATTGATTGTTGGGCACCCCTTTGACACCATTAAGGTCAAGCTTCAGAGCCAGCCTGCTCCACTTCCAGGCCAACCTCCCAAGTATGCAGGTGCAATGGATGCTGTCAGGCAAACATTAGCTGCGGAAGGCCCAAGAGGTTTGTACAAGGGTATGGGGGCTCCACTGGCCACTGTGGCTGCCTTCAACGCTGTCCTCTTCTCTGTAAGGGGACAAATGGAGGCATTATTGCGGTCTCAACCTGGTGCCCCCCTTACGGTTAACCAGCAAATTGTCTGTGGGGCAGGTGCTGGAGTTGCTGTTTCCTTTTTAGCTTGCCCTACTGAATTGATCAAGTGCAG GTTGCAAGCCCAGAGTGCATTGGCAGGTTCCACTTCAGCCAGTCTGGCAGTGAAGTATGGAGGACCGATGGATGTGGCTAGGCATGTTCTCAGATCAGAAGGTGGTGTGAGGGGTCTCTTCAAAGGATTGGTTCCTACAATGGCACGTGAGGTTCCCGGAAATGCTGCGATGTTTGGTGTCTATGAAGCTCTGAAGCAGTTTTTTGCAGGTGGCCAGGACACATCTAAATTGGGAAGAGGCTCTTTGATTGTGGCTGGAGGCTTAGCTGGAGCTTCCTTCTGGTTCTCAGTCTACCCAACCGATGTTGTCAAGAGTGTAATTCAGGTAGACGATTACAAAAATCCCAAGTTCTCTGGATCAGTTAACGCATTTAGAAAGATCCTTGCCTCGGAGGGAGTAAAAGGTCTGTATAAGGGGTTTGGACCTGCCATGGCCAGAAGTGTTCCTGCAAATGCTGCATGCTTCTTAGCGTACGAGGTGACAAGGTCAAGTTTGGGATAA